From Caulobacter segnis, a single genomic window includes:
- a CDS encoding DUF4198 domain-containing protein, whose translation MTFKKRLLAVAAPLLIGGMALALPMSASAHRGWIVPSATVLSGDVWVTFDAAISNELFYPDHNPMRLDGVSAWAPDGAVDKIQNGSTGKYRSTFDVALTKPGTWKIGSASQSVMASYTENGEVKRFRGSPEDFAKQVPAGAADLKTIKSFNRNEVYVTRDKPTTEVFKPTGKGLELSPITHPNDLVAGEAASFKFLLDGKPAADLEVTIAEGGSRYSPRPDLKVKTGADGVVKFTLPEAGMYWINATVRTGAMPGRGPGGPGGPGGGMGGQQGPAQPLAGDGYSASYTAVIEAQRP comes from the coding sequence ATGACCTTCAAGAAGCGCCTTCTCGCCGTCGCCGCTCCCCTGCTCATTGGCGGCATGGCCCTGGCCCTGCCGATGTCGGCCTCGGCCCACCGCGGCTGGATCGTCCCCTCGGCCACCGTGCTGTCGGGCGACGTCTGGGTGACGTTCGACGCCGCCATTTCGAACGAGCTGTTCTATCCCGACCACAACCCGATGCGCCTGGACGGTGTGTCGGCGTGGGCGCCCGACGGCGCGGTCGACAAGATCCAGAACGGCTCGACCGGCAAGTACCGCTCGACCTTCGACGTGGCCCTGACCAAGCCGGGCACCTGGAAGATCGGCTCGGCCAGCCAGAGCGTCATGGCCAGCTATACGGAGAACGGCGAGGTCAAGCGCTTCCGGGGCAGCCCCGAGGACTTCGCCAAGCAGGTCCCGGCCGGCGCCGCCGACCTGAAGACCATCAAGAGCTTCAATCGCAACGAGGTGTACGTCACCCGCGACAAGCCGACGACCGAGGTCTTCAAGCCGACCGGCAAGGGCCTGGAGCTGTCGCCGATCACCCACCCCAACGACCTGGTCGCCGGCGAGGCCGCCAGCTTCAAGTTCCTGCTCGACGGCAAGCCCGCCGCCGACCTGGAGGTGACCATCGCCGAGGGCGGCTCGCGCTACAGCCCGCGCCCCGACCTGAAGGTGAAGACCGGCGCCGACGGCGTCGTGAAGTTCACCCTGCCTGAAGCCGGCATGTACTGGATCAACGCCACGGTGCGTACGGGCGCCATGCCCGGTCGCGGCCCCGGTGGTCCGGGTGGTCCGGGCGGCGGCATGGGCGGCCAGCAAGGTCCGGCCCAGCCCCTGGCCGGCGACGGCTACAGCGCCAGCTACACCGCCGTGATCGAAGCCCAGCGGCCTTAA
- a CDS encoding FAD:protein FMN transferase, with translation MPRVLVPALTTPPARPVGGSVRAFGGATMGTTWSVKAVLPATTDLPALEAMVQRALDAVVAEMSPWAPLSDLCRYNRATPGSWTLLPPATATVLRRAIAVAQQSDGAFDPTLGALVDLWGFGPRAFSGGPPDATDITALREAGGWTRLTLDGDALFQPGGLKLDLNGIAKGFGIDQAAAALDRAGVRSYLVEVGGELRGVGAKPDGQPWWVELERPPTANDSEQTLVALHDLAVATSGDYRRFFDHGGRRYAHTLDPATGAPVTHATVSVTVLARDCMSADAWATALTVMAPDTALAFAAEHDLAALIVSRDASGLQERLSPALRAMLDA, from the coding sequence ATGCCCCGCGTCCTCGTCCCCGCCCTGACCACGCCGCCCGCCCGCCCCGTCGGCGGGAGCGTGCGCGCGTTCGGCGGCGCGACCATGGGGACGACCTGGTCGGTAAAGGCGGTGCTGCCAGCGACCACGGACTTGCCCGCCCTCGAAGCCATGGTCCAGCGCGCCCTCGACGCGGTCGTCGCCGAGATGAGCCCGTGGGCGCCGCTGTCGGATCTCTGTCGCTACAACCGCGCCACGCCGGGAAGCTGGACGCTCCTGCCGCCCGCGACCGCCACGGTACTGCGCCGCGCGATCGCGGTGGCGCAGCAGTCGGACGGCGCCTTCGACCCGACCCTTGGGGCCCTGGTCGATCTCTGGGGCTTCGGCCCCCGCGCCTTCTCCGGCGGCCCGCCGGACGCAACCGACATCACCGCCCTCCGCGAGGCCGGCGGCTGGACGCGCCTGACCCTGGACGGCGACGCCCTGTTCCAGCCGGGCGGGCTGAAGCTGGATCTCAACGGCATCGCCAAGGGCTTCGGCATCGACCAGGCCGCCGCCGCCCTGGATCGCGCCGGCGTCAGGAGCTATCTCGTCGAGGTCGGCGGCGAGCTGCGCGGCGTCGGCGCCAAGCCCGACGGCCAGCCCTGGTGGGTCGAACTGGAGCGCCCACCCACCGCCAATGATTCCGAACAGACGCTCGTCGCCTTGCATGACCTGGCCGTCGCCACCTCGGGCGACTACCGGCGGTTCTTCGACCATGGCGGCCGCCGTTACGCCCACACGCTGGACCCGGCCACCGGCGCGCCCGTGACCCACGCGACCGTCAGCGTCACCGTGCTGGCCAGAGACTGCATGAGCGCCGACGCCTGGGCCACGGCCCTGACGGTCATGGCGCCCGACACCGCCCTGGCCTTCGCGGCCGAACACGACCTGGCCGCCCTGATCGTCAGCCGCGACGCCTCCGGTCTGCAAGAGCGCCTCTCGCCGGCCCTGCGGGCGATGCTGGACGCATGA